In one Moritella sp. 5 genomic region, the following are encoded:
- a CDS encoding efflux RND transporter periplasmic adaptor subunit produces MKVKFSIATIAAAMVIWFGNDYFFSHASEINHSPQTIKVVVTKVMAQNVPIQVKTIGTLSAKKAIDISPEIEGKIESILFQYGTKVKKGDLLYQLDSQLFQAQYSTAGSELHLSKLTYERNLRLMEKNIISKQSLDDAESEYNNKKHVLKELQIKLNKMAIKAPFSGIIGASQIDAGQYVDSGEALVKLFDNTSLIVKFSIPEQYFSQAAIDNKLIIYSDSLPEKQFFGKVSYIAPNIDTNTRTMTVWAEIENTDSILSPGLFVQVELVLGIKNDALFVPQTSLIPTIEGNDVFIVENGKAYKRSVKIAQMVGNTAEIVKGINVGDSVVTLGQEKLANGRNVELVSL; encoded by the coding sequence ATGAAAGTAAAATTTAGTATAGCTACAATTGCTGCAGCCATGGTTATTTGGTTCGGTAACGATTATTTTTTTAGTCATGCAAGTGAAATTAATCATTCACCTCAGACTATTAAGGTGGTTGTAACCAAAGTAATGGCTCAAAACGTGCCGATTCAGGTCAAAACGATAGGAACGTTATCAGCAAAAAAAGCAATCGATATTAGTCCTGAAATAGAGGGTAAAATAGAATCAATTCTATTTCAATATGGCACAAAAGTTAAAAAAGGTGATCTTTTATATCAACTTGATAGTCAGCTTTTTCAAGCTCAGTATTCTACGGCGGGGTCTGAGTTACATTTAAGTAAATTAACTTATGAACGCAATTTAAGGTTAATGGAAAAAAATATTATTTCTAAACAATCTTTAGATGATGCGGAATCTGAATACAATAATAAAAAGCATGTGTTAAAAGAGCTCCAGATCAAATTAAATAAAATGGCAATCAAAGCACCATTTTCAGGCATTATCGGCGCAAGTCAGATTGATGCAGGTCAATATGTAGATAGTGGCGAAGCTTTAGTCAAACTGTTTGATAATACAAGTTTGATTGTTAAGTTCAGTATTCCTGAGCAATATTTTAGTCAGGCGGCCATCGATAACAAATTGATTATTTACTCCGATTCTTTACCTGAAAAACAATTTTTTGGAAAAGTCAGTTATATAGCACCAAATATCGATACTAATACTAGAACTATGACAGTATGGGCCGAAATCGAAAATACCGATTCAATATTATCCCCTGGTTTATTCGTCCAAGTTGAGCTTGTTCTAGGTATAAAAAACGATGCTTTATTCGTTCCGCAAACGTCATTAATACCAACAATCGAAGGTAATGATGTATTTATTGTTGAAAATGGTAAAGCCTATAAACGATCTGTAAAGATAGCTCAAATGGTAGGGAATACTGCGGAAATTGTAAAAGGTATAAACGTGGGGGATTCTGTAGTCACGCTTGGTCAAGAGAAGCTAGCTAATGGCCGAAACGTGGAGCTAGTATCATTATGA